From Oceanispirochaeta sp. M1:
ACCTGTAGAGAGCACGGATGGTTCCCATAAAGGAGAAACCGTTATGGTCAAAGAAATTACCGTCCTCCCTTGTGATAAGGGCATAGATAAGGCTCTCTGGAAGATCCTGGATGGAGACTATCTCACGTTTTTCAACTGAGAAGAACTCTGTTATCAGGTTTCCATTTATATCCAGAATCTGGGAGGGCAGCGCAGGGGTGTCCTCTCCAAAATTCTCCATATTCAGAATATTATAATTAGTTGCAACTACAAGTCCGGTACTGATACCGACACCTATTGATATGAGTGCCAGAGATGAAACAAGAACCAGAAGAATCACTTTACGCTTTCCAGAAAAAATCATGTATTAAAAGTACGTGGCACCGGGTTCTTTGTCAATACTCAGCGTGTTTCTAGAAGTATCTCCGGAACCATGGTGATCTTGATCCTCTGCTGCATCTCTGCTGTAAAATCCCGGCTCATCTTAAAATCACCAAGTTCGAAGCGTATGCTATGACTGCCGGGCTGAATTTCCATAGCAGTCTCAAATTCGGATTGATTAAGAAGTCTTTGGTCCAGATAGACACTGAGTCCCTCCATTACCTCAATTGAGAGAAGGGGCAGCTGATACTGAAGCACATGATCCAGGTTCAGAGTCTGACCCGAGTCCAGGGAGAAGGGAAGAGACTCTTCGCTGCCGTCTTCAGTACGGATTGTCAGTGTATGAAGTCCTGAATTTAGAAGATAAGGGCCATTGGGCCAGTCATAACTCTTTCCGTCAATGCTTATGCGGATCCCTTCACTTATTTCTTCTGCTCTGTCATTCATTATATTGAGAACCAGAAGTCCTTTCTTGAAATAAACAGGAGAAATATCAATGGTCAACTCTTTGTTATATGCTGTATCGGGTATCCCTTTGGTAATTGGAAGTATGCTTATCAAAAGCGGGAAATCTTCACTTTGATTGCTGTCAGCCATAAGAAAGCTTGAACGGTCAGGAGATAGGGTATGTGCATCACTTAGGGGAATCAGCACACTAAGATCATCACTGAAAGGGAGAAAACGCATAAACGCCTGACTGCCTCTGTAACTATTTTCTTCTTCGGAAAAATCCTTATCAAGATCTTTGTAAATATAAAGGGCGAAACTGTTTTTATAGATGACCATCTCATCGGAGGCCCTGACAGAGATTTTGATTCCCTGAATAAGAGGGGAGAGATCTTTTATAATAATCCCCGTCAGATGCTCAACCTTTGTTGTTACAGATCGGTTTTCATTCAGACCATCAAGTATAAGGGTGCCGGAAACTGGACCTCTGATATTTTCTGCAGAAACAGACAGAGCAACAGTCGAAAGCATAAACAAGAGGAGTAGATATTTTCCGAGTACTTTCATTGCCTGTCCTTCAGCAGCAGGTTTTCAGGATCCACGGGACTTCCGTTTTGCCTGATTTCAAAATGCAGGTGAGGGCCTGTGGAGATCCCTGTATTGCCTGATTTTGCAATCATATCGCCTTCGAGGACCTTCTGATTTTTGCTGACCAGAATCATATCCAGATGACTATATAGACTACTATAACCGTTTCTGTGCTTAATTATAACAAATTTTCCGTAATCTTCCAGTTCTCCCGTAGAGAAAACTGTTCCGTCGGCACAGGAATAGATGGGAGAGTTTAAAGCAGCTCTGTAATCGGTTCCTGTATGAAGCTGCCATTTTCCTGTAACCGGGTGATTTCTAAACCCGTATACGGATGTTATAGTCCTTTTATCCAGAGGGGAGGCAAAAAGAGGCAGCACAAAGCGGGTTTTATACGCTGCCGGCAGATTCACACCCTGATAATATTCCACCTCGACTCTTTTACCATTTTTAAAAAGAACAAGTTTAATGGTATCCATCCCTTCCAGGTCATGCCTGAGTGATGTAATCCAGCTGGAATCAGATTCTTTATAAAGATATAGTCCCGGAGCCGAAGGGATTATCAGTTCTACTCCCGCCTTGAATTCAGTCATGTTTTCAATACCATTAATTGTAGCTACCGTATCCACAGGAAGATTGAAACTGGCCGCAATCATAATAAGGGAATCTTCTTCCCGGGTTTTATATCTGTAGATGGAGAGAGGAGGGGTACTTATCCCCCTGGCATCATTGTAGTACCAGGATTCGGTTTCCTGCTGCTGTTGTTTAAAAAGATCGTCGCTGTAGCTTCTTGTTGTTTGAATCAGAGGATACTGAGCAAAAAGTACTGTACCCGTAAAGAGAAAAATGAGAAATATTGAGTTTCGAAGGATGAGTCTCATTAAATCCCCATGCAGTCAGTTTCTTAAAAAAGGTGTTAAAAGCTCATCAGGGACAGGCTGAAATCCGCCGCCCTTTCCAAGTGCTCTGTCTTTCCTGTTTTTACCATGATAGTCGGAGCCTCCTGTTACCAGGAATCCTTCCTCTTCCGCCAGTTTTTCAAAACGGGCCATCTGGTTTTTTTTGGCTCCTGAGTGCCGTGCCTCTATTCCATCCAGTCCCATCTCTTTCCATATTTGGAAATGGGCCGGCATCTTACCCCAGGAGAGGTAGAGAGAGAGGGGATGGGCAACAACAGCCTTACCCCCGGCTTCATGAATCAGTTTGATACCCTTTTCCAGATCTATCACCTCTTTGGGAAGATAAAATTTCTGTCCTACAGCCAGAAAACGGTCAAAGGCATGTTTTATATTTTTAGCTACTTTTTTTTCAACTAGAACCTTGGCAAAATGGGGGCGGGCGATGATCCTCCCTCCTGCAGCATTATTAAGATCTTCCTGGCTAATATCAATACCGTCTTCACGGATCAGTTCAACCATCTGGGTATTCCGGTTATTTCTGTGTTCCCTTATTTCATCAAGAAACAGTGCGAGACTGGAATTATGCCAGTCTTCAAGGCCCAGTCCCAATAGGTGAAACTCTCCGGGATGATGTTTAATTTCAAGTTCAATCCCCGCAATAAATATAATACCAAGCCGTTCGGCTGCCGAGGCAGCCTCATCCAGACCGTCTAAAGTATCATGATCGGTCAGAGCAATGGCCGAAAGACCTATTTTATTCGCCTGTTCAATGAGTTCTGTAGGGGTTAATGTGCCGTCTGAGGCAGTGGAGTGAGTATGTAGATCAATCATCAACTCAGGATAAAAACTTTGCTCTCTAAATGCAAGGGACTGAGACTGAGCTTAAGCAAGGGAATAATAATAAGTCTTTTCACTCACTTTATATTGTGAGACCTGCAGATAAAGATTATAATAATGATTGACACTATTGTTCCCTAAGAATTAATATTAAACCTAACTTTGATCCAGGAGCCGGAATGCCCCCTAAAGCCATATCATTTAAAGCAAACTCAATTGTCTACTTTAAAGGTGACAAGGGCGAAAGTGTTTTTATTCTTCAAAGAGGCAAGGTCTCCCTTAATTATCTGGATATTGAGACAGGTCAGGAAATACACGACTTTGTTCAGACCGGTGAGTTTTTCGGAGTTAAAGCCGCCTTCGGAAAATATCCCCATGATGAAACTGCAGTGGTCCTCGTAGACTCCACGGTCATTCAATTTTCTGTTGATGATTTTGAACAGCTTCTATCTACCAACAGCCGTATCATAATGAAGATGCTGAAGGTTTTCTCCAATCAGCTCAGGCGTATTCATAAACAGGTACGGAGTTTAATGTCTGTGGACGAGCAGGTGGATGCCGAGAAGGGGCTGTATTCTGTGGGGGAGTATTACTTCAAAAATAAGAAACATGATCAGGCGGCTGATGCATTCAACCGCTACCTGATCTATTATCCTGCTGGACAGTTTGTTGAAGAAGTCCGCCGTAAAATTGATTATGCTGAGAGCCAGAGAGAATTTGTTCAGGACGCTGAGCAAAGTCCCACTCCTGCGGCAGCTCCAAAACCCCAATATACAATTGAAAAAGCTATTGCTATCAGAGATAGCGGTAATATGGCTGAAGCCCTGAAAGCCTTTGTCCGTGTGGCACAGGCTTTTCCGGATCATAAATCCCTTGCCGAGTTTGAAGCAGGGATCTGCCTCTATAAAATTAAAAAAGGGAATGAAGCAATTAAACATTTTACAGCGATTCTGAAAAGAAATCCCGCTCATGACAGAATGGGAGAAGCTTTGTACTACATTGGAAAATCCTACCTTATGATTGATGACAAGGTTAAGGCCCGCGGCTTTTTAACAAAATCTTCATCACTCCTTGAAGAGAGCAGTCCCGAATTCAGGGATGCCGCCCTGATCATTGAACAGATGGGAGGTGCCTGATGGCCCTGGACTTATCCGTATTCAACAGATTCGCTGTAACATTCAAGGCCAGATCGGTAATCTTCTGCGAATATGAGCCGGGGGACTCCTTCTACCTGATCCAGTCGGGTAAGGTGAAAATCGTCAAAATATTCGGTGAAATTGAAAAAACTATTGATATACTCCAGCCCGGAGAATTCTTCGGAGAGATGGCACTTCTCGAAGAGGCACCCAGAAGCGCAACCATCATTGCCGTGGAAGAGACTAAACTTCTGGAGTTCAACAGAGAGAACTTTGAAATATTGATGCAGGGAAATCCTCAGATAGCCCTGAAACTTTTAAAACTCTTTGCTAAAAGAATTTATGACCAGAAAAGAAGATTTCAGATCCTCACCCTGGAAGATGTTCTTGCCAGAGTTGCAGATGTATTCCTGATGCTTTCAGAAGGACTTGTTCTGGATAAGGAAGAAGAAGATCAAGGAAAACGTGAGTTTCACACCACCATTGACGATATTGCCCATTGGGCAGGTATGAGCCCTGAAGAGTGCCGTAAAACCCTTGACCAGTTTGTATCACAGCGTAGGTTGGAAGTCTTTGATAAGAGAATCGTCGTCAAGAATATAAACGACTTTAAGCGCTTTGTAACATCAAGCAGGAATAAACAGGAAAAGACTGAATCCTGATCATCCGGAAGGAATCACAGGAACAATCCTATTTCATTTCTAATTCTATCTTTAGGAATAATCTTTCAAAAATGAAAGTTCTTTTTCGATCTCACCTTCGTTGGGCGTATTCAATTCAAGAAGTCTTCTTAAGTGAATCATGCTGTCCAGATCAATCTCTCTGAAGAAAAACCCTTTTTCTCCATCATCTTCATGTACCAGAACAGATGTTGTATCAATCTCAATATCAGAAGACATCAACTTTATTCTGAGGTTATATGCATCGCCTTTTTTCAGTCTCTCATCTTCAAGATTAACTAAAATACCCTTTAAAGATATATTCTGCAGTACAAAAGGAATCTGTTCCCCGTCTTCCATCAGTATGTAACCATGTGTTTTAAAGTCGGCTCTGTAAAACTTTCTATGCTCGTTGGAACTCATTATTTTTCCCCTATAAAATCATTATCGAATTAAAATGAGAAACTGTCAATTTTTGAACATTTAATATTATAGTGAATTTCCAAAATGTATTGAAATTATGTGTGACCCGGGTATAATATCTTCCAGATGCCAAAATAGCTCAGGGGTAGAGCAACGCTCTCGTAAAGCGTAGGTCGTGGGTTCAATTCCCACTTTTGGCTCTGTTTAAATGCTTATATAGCAACAAATTAAGTTTTGAGAGCTACCGGACCACCGGCGCAATCATTGCTACTGTAACACGATGGTGTAACACGGGATAACCGATGTGCATCACGAGGAGGTAGAATTGTGAGCGACCGGTTTTTTCTTTATAAGAGAAAAAGAAGTCAGAATTGGTATGTGCGGTATAAACTCAGTAACGGTTTATATTCTTCTGGTAAAAGTCTTTACACGACAGATAAGAGTGAGGCTGAGTACAAGGCATTAAGGTGGCTTCATGACAATATTCCTGTCACTGATACCACCCAAAACGGAACATCAAGAAATGAACTACTCATTAACAATGGAATTGAGAACCTCAAAAAAGCCATTCTAAGACAGGGTGATTCTGACAGGATTCTGAAGATTCTGATGAATCGTGGCTTGGTAAAAGCTTTCACGACTCCTGAAGAGAGTAAGACAAGGTTTCTCGATTATCTGAATGAGTTCTGGGATTATGAAAAATCCGCCTATGTCCAGGATAAGCTATCTCATGGTCAAAAAATCGGACAGAGAAGATGCAAGGAAGCCCTTTCTAATATTCGGATACACTGGGAGCCTTACTTCAATGATAAAGCCCTGGTAGACCTTACACGGCTGGAAATGCAGGAATTCTCTCTTTTCCTCTCATCTAAAAGTACCCTTGATAAAAAAGGTGAGCCTACAGGTAAAAAACTGGCTGCAGCATCACTGAACAGGATTATAGGATACGGGACTATTGCGACAGCCTGGGGTCAGCAACAGGGGGTTATTAAAGATGATCCATGTGCTGGGCTAATGCGATTCTCCGGTAAAAAGAAAAAGAGAGGTATCCTTTCCGATAAAGAGGTGGACAAACTCTTTTCAGAAGGGAACTGGAGCAATAACGAAGGAGCCAAGCTGGGCAATCTTCTTGCCAGTCAAACCGGTATGAGAGCCGGAGAAATAATGGCACTCCAAATAAAAGATATCAAAGAGGATCGAATCCACGTTACTCATTCATACGCTCGAGAAGAGGGAGGACTCAAAAGCACAAAAACTGGTGAGGAGAGAGAAATCCCAATTCTTCCAGAGACCAGGAGATTATTACTGGATCATGCAAAAACATACCCGTTTAATGAAATAGGGCCGGAAAGCTTTATATTCTATAGTTCAGAGAAACCAGGTATCCCCATTGGAACAGAAACATTTCTTAAAAGACTCAAAGCTGCATTACGAAGCATCGGAATCAAAGATGATGAACAGAAGGCCAGAAATCTGACCTTTCATGGTTGGCGTCATTATTACGCCCGGAAGATGGTAGACGTTCTGGATCAGAGAACAGCCAAATTGACAGGACATGCCACACAGGAAATGCTGGACCATTACAGCAACCATGCAAACGAGCAGGACTTTCAGAAGGCCGCACAGGCCACTGCCGAAGTATTTGGAAGGGTCATCCCCTTTACTCAGGAGGCTGCACAATGAATGAGATTCCCGCAGATTTTGCTTTTAAAGACAATGTTACCCTTGAGTCGATTGAAGAGGGGATGAGAGCCGTAGAAGATAATATAAAGTTTGGCTTGGCAATCCTTGCTGTATCCTTGGGTCGGATTAAACGGGATGTCCTTTATTACTCTGTAGCAGGGTCCTTCAAAGAATACATATTCCTTGAACGCACAAACTTGTCATATCGAAAAGCTTTACATCTGGCTGCTATTGGTGAGAACTTCTGGAAATTCAGACCACAACTGAAAGAGAATGGATTACGATTATCTGAACATATGTCAAAAGTCAGGTTACTGGATGAAACAGTTATAGATAACGATCCCATGTTCTGGGAACGCTTTCAATCTCTTTCTGTTAGAGAACTTAAAGGATATATCGACCGTAGAAAAATAACTGGGTTAAACGTTTATCCCGCTAAAGAAATGTCCGAAACTGTTTACGCAAAAGGAGCAAGTTTATCCATAGGTGGTCGGAAAGTTAAAGGTTTAAATTTGAATGAGATTCGCCGTGAAACGTCTAAAGGCAGGAGAGCTGTTATTTTTTGGGTTGAAGATGACAAAGAAGCCCGGAAAATAAAGAGAGCAATAATGGAAAAGATATAATAAATAGGTATATATTAAATAAAGACAATAACTCTCATGCCATTTCCAGTCTTCTAGAAAATAAGAGACTGTTTATTAGGAATACTTGATGGAAAATAAACAAATTATACCCACACTTGCAAAAGAACGACGACTTTTTATCAAGGAGATGATTAGCAATTGCTCTGATCCTTGTTTGTATGAGAATGTTGAGAATCCCATTTACATATTTAAAAGAAATAGTTGGATACATAAGAAAAGAAGTCATTACTCTGAATACTCTATATCAGAGAAACGAAATGTATTATTTGTAAAAATTGATAATATAACTCATTTTGTTAATGTATTTACCTCATATCTATTAAATCCCAAAGATACATTTTTTAGTCGCACTTACGATCTTTTTAATGGAAACGATACTAAACATGAGAAGGGAGAAACTCAAGAGGTCTGGGCAGACTTCATTTTAGTATTAACGTTTATAGAACCGTTACTCCCTATCAATAGAAAGTTAAAATCTGTGATTGACGAAGGGCCTCACATTTTTAATGAGAATTACTCTGGCTTTAGTGCAAAAGTAGAAGATATGACAATTGATGATTATAAATTGTATTTTAGAAATTTGGTTTTACCAGCCTATACAAACCTCTGGAAAGAAGCTCTTTCTCTGGATCAAAAAGATGAAATAAACAACATGGAAATGAATCAGGAGTATAAGAATCAACAGTCTGCTCCGGATCATGCTCTATCATCAATATTTAAAGATTGGCCTAATTTAAAAATTAACCTCAAAAAAAGAGGAACGCTTTCTGAAATATCAGGAGGAAGAGGGTACATCTTTAATGACAATAACCATGGTGATTTTTTAACGATGTTAAGAGAGAATGCAAAAACTATGACATCCGAAGAATTATCCCGGGCTCGAACAATAATTGAAAATAATATTTTTCCTGGAAATGAAGTAAATAGATTTGTAAAAAAGACAATTAGTAATAATTTTTAATAAATCCCAAACTTTCCCATATCTTCCTAAAACATCCTAAATCCTCCTTAACTCTTTATTGTGTAAGTAAATGCTATTTGACTCCTTGTGTTTCCTGTGGTAACTATTTAGCAAGTGCACGGAACAAACCACAGGGAGAAATAACAATGAATAACAAAAACAAAGCTGTATATTGCAGTCCACGAGAAGCGGCGGAAATATTGAATACCAGTTATCACAATATTCTCAGACACCTTGATGAGATAAACCATATCAGGCTTGGTCAGAAAATCTTCATATTAAAATCTTCCATACTACCCTCGGAGAATGAAAAATGAAATTAAGTCATGAAGTATTGTCTGTTGCCGAATGGCTTCAAGAGCAATTAAATGAGAATCCTTTTGGTGAAACTGGGGTAACTTTTACAAGTCATAATGGAGTAATTGTTTACACAGATTACCAGGTTCGAACTAAGCATAAAAGTATGACAACCGAAAACGGAGTCTACAATGGTAAATAATAAAATTATTGCTGTTACTGCTTGGCCTGAATTGGAGAAAGATGTATTCCAGACAGCTTTGAAGGAGCTAAAA
This genomic window contains:
- a CDS encoding M23 family metallopeptidase yields the protein MRLILRNSIFLIFLFTGTVLFAQYPLIQTTRSYSDDLFKQQQQETESWYYNDARGISTPPLSIYRYKTREEDSLIMIAASFNLPVDTVATINGIENMTEFKAGVELIIPSAPGLYLYKESDSSWITSLRHDLEGMDTIKLVLFKNGKRVEVEYYQGVNLPAAYKTRFVLPLFASPLDKRTITSVYGFRNHPVTGKWQLHTGTDYRAALNSPIYSCADGTVFSTGELEDYGKFVIIKHRNGYSSLYSHLDMILVSKNQKVLEGDMIAKSGNTGISTGPHLHFEIRQNGSPVDPENLLLKDRQ
- a CDS encoding PHP domain-containing protein → MIDLHTHSTASDGTLTPTELIEQANKIGLSAIALTDHDTLDGLDEAASAAERLGIIFIAGIELEIKHHPGEFHLLGLGLEDWHNSSLALFLDEIREHRNNRNTQMVELIREDGIDISQEDLNNAAGGRIIARPHFAKVLVEKKVAKNIKHAFDRFLAVGQKFYLPKEVIDLEKGIKLIHEAGGKAVVAHPLSLYLSWGKMPAHFQIWKEMGLDGIEARHSGAKKNQMARFEKLAEEEGFLVTGGSDYHGKNRKDRALGKGGGFQPVPDELLTPFLRN
- a CDS encoding cyclic nucleotide-binding domain-containing protein, which codes for MPPKAISFKANSIVYFKGDKGESVFILQRGKVSLNYLDIETGQEIHDFVQTGEFFGVKAAFGKYPHDETAVVLVDSTVIQFSVDDFEQLLSTNSRIIMKMLKVFSNQLRRIHKQVRSLMSVDEQVDAEKGLYSVGEYYFKNKKHDQAADAFNRYLIYYPAGQFVEEVRRKIDYAESQREFVQDAEQSPTPAAAPKPQYTIEKAIAIRDSGNMAEALKAFVRVAQAFPDHKSLAEFEAGICLYKIKKGNEAIKHFTAILKRNPAHDRMGEALYYIGKSYLMIDDKVKARGFLTKSSSLLEESSPEFRDAALIIEQMGGA
- a CDS encoding Crp/Fnr family transcriptional regulator — translated: MALDLSVFNRFAVTFKARSVIFCEYEPGDSFYLIQSGKVKIVKIFGEIEKTIDILQPGEFFGEMALLEEAPRSATIIAVEETKLLEFNRENFEILMQGNPQIALKLLKLFAKRIYDQKRRFQILTLEDVLARVADVFLMLSEGLVLDKEEEDQGKREFHTTIDDIAHWAGMSPEECRKTLDQFVSQRRLEVFDKRIVVKNINDFKRFVTSSRNKQEKTES
- a CDS encoding PilZ domain-containing protein, which translates into the protein MSSNEHRKFYRADFKTHGYILMEDGEQIPFVLQNISLKGILVNLEDERLKKGDAYNLRIKLMSSDIEIDTTSVLVHEDDGEKGFFFREIDLDSMIHLRRLLELNTPNEGEIEKELSFLKDYS
- a CDS encoding tyrosine-type recombinase/integrase; translation: MSDRFFLYKRKRSQNWYVRYKLSNGLYSSGKSLYTTDKSEAEYKALRWLHDNIPVTDTTQNGTSRNELLINNGIENLKKAILRQGDSDRILKILMNRGLVKAFTTPEESKTRFLDYLNEFWDYEKSAYVQDKLSHGQKIGQRRCKEALSNIRIHWEPYFNDKALVDLTRLEMQEFSLFLSSKSTLDKKGEPTGKKLAAASLNRIIGYGTIATAWGQQQGVIKDDPCAGLMRFSGKKKKRGILSDKEVDKLFSEGNWSNNEGAKLGNLLASQTGMRAGEIMALQIKDIKEDRIHVTHSYAREEGGLKSTKTGEEREIPILPETRRLLLDHAKTYPFNEIGPESFIFYSSEKPGIPIGTETFLKRLKAALRSIGIKDDEQKARNLTFHGWRHYYARKMVDVLDQRTAKLTGHATQEMLDHYSNHANEQDFQKAAQATAEVFGRVIPFTQEAAQ
- a CDS encoding helix-turn-helix domain-containing protein is translated as MNNKNKAVYCSPREAAEILNTSYHNILRHLDEINHIRLGQKIFILKSSILPSENEK